One window of Fusarium keratoplasticum isolate Fu6.1 chromosome 2, whole genome shotgun sequence genomic DNA carries:
- a CDS encoding Clr5 domain-containing protein: MAGVGPSNSRWIDPAHKRSHRITDESWEKFKPILCTLYKSYTLNIVMEFMRKRFNFYASKRQYGYRLDKWGVKKYNSGEKKNSMGALEQMEFDNGRPFDTSPRLNPPSTMASTSAIVDDTDHDDYILTQPSPRHRIRYPWGPGDGEATRKLAADFCAAMSDDENAFQLYSGLYSSLSRSNQPHSATQMFLAISCARVADKRENTRQAWGLLSSLLSQQQAYDDEPHFVMSMLTAYLEDRLEQVDNTTVKRHTCATIKKFVDENGSLRHLPHHYSSIDLVADYFLFYGLDQYERALCEEEQAPNFSAEHLLNDFIRGQPFVDMVRRNASQPLRLCVAWCSEQLLKNHPVPLQNPSVQPNPAMRHWWDNTRIFCTLWGVLLGLVRPGCAPDWYNQCESAYGISASELLVTVSWMIGAETTPRDYAMSDESLLKNAAERAQSLLELKESELLIDFIDKFEWMNELVDLVDEEKSFEPFLQSQLRQYLSETLRIQLPYPAQSQSQESAAPDMDHFDVFAFGGDLGFVNVNVDYSAPMPSPSAYGFVAVPER, from the exons ATGGCAGGCGTGGGACCCTCAAACTCGAGATGGATTGATCCGGCACACAAACGTTCACATCGTATCACTGACGAGAGTTGGGAGAAGTTCAAGCCTATACTTTGTACTCTTTACAAATCCTACACTCTCAACATTGTCATGGAGTTTATGAGGAAGCGTTTTAACTTCTACGCGAG CAAGCGCCAGTATGGGTATCGTCTTGACAAATGGGGGGTCAAGAAGTACAACTCTGGCGAAAAGAAGAATTCTATGGGTGCGCTCGAGCAGATGGAATTCGACAATGGTCGACCATTCGACACAAGTCCCCGACTGAACCCGCCCAgcaccatggcctcgacgagtgCCATTGTCGACGATACGGACCACGATGACTACATTCTTACGCAACCAAGCCCTCGCCATCGTATACGCTACCCTTGGGGGCCTGGGGATGGTGAGGCGACAAGAAAGCTTGCCGCTGACTTCTGCGCTGCCATGTCTGACGATGAGAACGCTTTCCAGCTATATTCAGGCCTCTACAGCTCCCTATCCAGGTCCAACCAGCCTCACTCTGCAACCCAGATGTTCCTTGCCATCTCATGTGCTCGGGTCGCTGATAAACGAGAGAATACCCGCCAAGCATGGGGACTGCTCTCTAGTCTCTTATCTCAGCAACAAGCCTACGACGATGAGCCTCACTTCGTCATGTCGATGCTCACAGCATACTTGGAAGACCGCCTCGAACAGGTTGATAATACGACAGTGAAGCGCCACACCTGCGCCACCATTAAGAAGTTTGTCGACGAGAACGGATCACTGAGGCATCTTCCTCACCACTATTCCTCTATTGACCTGGTGGCCGACTACTTCCTTTTCTATGGCCTCGACCAGTATGAGCGCGCTCTGTGCGAGGAAGAGCAGGCTCCGAACTTCTCAGCAGAGCACCTCCTCAACGATTTCATCAGGGGACAACCATTTGTCGACATGGTTCGACGAAACGCCTCGCAGCCCCTGCGCCTCTGCGTGGCATGGTGTAGTGAacagcttctcaagaaccACCCGGTTCCCCTGCAGAATCCGTCGGTCCAGCCCAACCCTGCCATGCGCCACTGGTGGGATAACACCAGGATTTTCTGTACCCTCTGGGGCGTCCTGCTGGGCCTGGTTAGACCTGGTTGCGCGCCCGATTGGTATAATCAGTGCGAGTCTGCCTATGGCATCTCTGCCTCTGAGCTCCTTGTCACTGTGTCCTGGATGATTGGCGCCGAGACCACTCCTCGCGATTATGCCATGTCTGATGAAAGCCTCCTCAAGAACGCTGCCGAGCGTGCCCAGAGCCTTTTGGAACTAAAAGAGAGTGAGCTGTTGATCGATTTCATTGACAAGTTTGAATGGATGAACGAGCTCGTTGACCTGGTTGACGAAGAAAAGTCGTTCGAGCCCTTTCTCCAATCACAGCTGCGCCAGTACCTATCTGAGACTCTCAGGATCCAGCTCCCCTATCCAGctcagagccagagccaggagAGCGCTGCCCCGGACATGGACCACTTTGATGTGTTTGCGTTTGGTGGTGACTTGGGGTTTGTCAATGTCAACGTGGACTATTCTGCCCCAATGCCGTCGCCGAGTGCGTACGGGTTCGTGGCAGTTCCTGAGAGGTAA